A genomic region of Leptospira mtsangambouensis contains the following coding sequences:
- a CDS encoding efflux RND transporter periplasmic adaptor subunit, with protein sequence MKGNLGYILKVWIRKIFIFGIFFFVLSILYTYLSTPAIRGRFPFLASFLYFPNQLGKTNEISAMESPKQSLVFKKPRILEENKVLEYPSVVEPTKEIQLHNKQNGRVKKIFVEEGDFVKEGQILLEIDDELIRLEGERLVLSAGIAKSQVTIAYEKWKQAEKQVETKLREIDKKTEWIELAEKEWALVRDTKEKKIILWKQGFVSLSELEKIKQEEESKQTQYKNLLRDRENLLSGIHLGLESEENRFEEKLKTWREKNTSIESTEYELSLAHLKIIQNQIKSNEQLLAETRLRAPKPGKILKIQAKEGELTNQIPVMTLIERGELSVGFQIAESDLIHFSPGKSVLFLPSQTNLPSIKGKVDRVGGFLDSRSHSIGIKVRLEPNHKMILPGMFGLSQVKLNEVTEKILIPTSSLHGDETNGFFVNVKKGERVEKRFIQYQPYLSNELEILSGLSSEDEVEFSLVL encoded by the coding sequence ATGAAAGGGAATCTTGGATATATCCTAAAAGTTTGGATTCGCAAAATATTTATCTTTGGAATTTTCTTTTTTGTTTTGTCGATTCTGTATACCTATCTCTCTACTCCTGCGATTCGAGGTCGTTTTCCCTTTTTGGCTTCATTTTTATACTTCCCGAACCAATTGGGAAAAACAAATGAAATTTCTGCTATGGAGTCACCAAAACAAAGTTTGGTGTTCAAGAAACCTAGAATTTTAGAAGAAAATAAAGTTTTGGAATACCCATCTGTAGTGGAACCAACGAAAGAGATCCAATTGCATAACAAACAAAATGGAAGAGTCAAAAAGATATTCGTTGAAGAGGGTGACTTTGTCAAGGAAGGTCAAATTCTTTTAGAGATAGATGATGAATTGATTCGATTGGAGGGAGAAAGATTAGTTTTATCTGCTGGCATCGCAAAATCTCAAGTGACAATTGCTTATGAAAAATGGAAACAAGCTGAGAAACAAGTAGAAACGAAACTAAGAGAAATCGATAAAAAAACAGAATGGATTGAACTTGCAGAAAAAGAATGGGCACTAGTTCGAGATACAAAAGAGAAAAAAATAATTCTTTGGAAACAAGGTTTTGTATCTCTCTCCGAGTTGGAGAAAATAAAACAAGAGGAGGAATCCAAACAAACGCAGTATAAAAATTTATTACGAGATCGGGAAAATCTTCTCTCTGGGATACATTTAGGATTGGAATCTGAGGAGAATCGTTTTGAAGAAAAGTTGAAAACTTGGAGAGAAAAAAATACTTCTATCGAAAGTACCGAGTATGAATTGAGTTTGGCGCATTTGAAAATCATTCAAAACCAAATCAAATCAAACGAACAATTATTAGCTGAAACTCGTTTGCGTGCCCCTAAACCTGGGAAAATATTAAAAATTCAGGCTAAAGAAGGGGAGTTAACGAACCAAATTCCGGTGATGACTTTAATTGAAAGGGGAGAACTTTCAGTCGGTTTTCAAATTGCAGAATCTGATTTGATTCATTTTTCCCCAGGAAAATCTGTTCTTTTTTTACCTTCTCAAACAAATTTACCATCAATCAAAGGTAAGGTGGATCGTGTAGGAGGATTTTTAGATTCAAGGTCTCATAGCATTGGCATTAAGGTTCGTTTGGAACCAAATCATAAAATGATTCTTCCTGGTATGTTCGGGCTTTCACAAGTGAAACTAAATGAGGTTACAGAAAAAATTTTGATTCCAACTTCTTCCCTTCATGGTGATGAAACGAATGGTTTTTTTGTGAATGTAAAAAAGGGGGAAAGGGTGGAAAAACGTTTCATTCAGTATCAACCTTATTTGTCAAATGAGTTAGAAATTCTTTCTGGGCTTTCTTCTGAGGATGAAGTAGAATTTAGTTTGGTTTTATGA
- a CDS encoding efflux RND transporter permease subunit, protein MTGNLIQYYRYRIFALVLFLSMLSVFQLGELLLGEESFLQVPESIQITVQWPGKTALQVEEKITKPWEQILKGISGYKEIESISERGSSQIHLELEEDIKKEDIVATIRNEYLLQRQRFPTDSLSPKIQIKKLEDQFIVILQKISKNSDRSRRRLENQIRNIAGVSSFVHHPGSEKEVVLEIQGNRIQSFEFPSVSVLFDSIRNYNFGFHYDLEQGLWFQKDFPLNPKDWSNFGIPSRFGEGLLVSSFGTVSMREKKSHHGTRINGLQSETILINAKSGTSLYHITGELTSLLSNDKDWILLYTSYQDFFNDLSRFFVLFFLLDLVLLISPIFFRIEIKTVLYRLLSFYIASLLFLGLSSVFSFSIGRSTLFQLLVWKYFLVIFPVRRLGKWNLPNFVSVLILWIFVLLHWIPKILGIISLVHLYFLLLVPFLKNLFLSFSKKSFSCFPLLTKNKYFPYKQWNFGENQDSQKKTRVFFVGLCLIIGILVSFGSSLGFVPVTSSYGTVQIARLEFPTSLPEPESIRITKQVENEILSRKITDLLILKQNPSSAVFYFRLNELGEKNGFKNLPTESGYFHLLGESESNSDRKIRFSNANTEILEKKIFSIIPWLQTKKEVEEVVLCFQPSTDGWNFQSPAKYRNLLGFDLNDSIRERSLELQSSIVGKMIFEKKIMDIRFFVKPDNQLDRYPQKPIKMSSGNPVFTETFTNYKTVKTQGRIYRKNGETSLEILVKGKSIHWEELESKIRKLLGNDIVRLSETIPTKESLPKYRPVFVLMLSVLFLYRKKHKTFWLIPCICFLFLWRINTSVLGGDYFLYGTVLSFLFILLLWIPRSTLHASLLIPFSLLFGFSYLLPGLGGKFFMGGFLLISIFFLLYLKMLQKWKIMKTKLII, encoded by the coding sequence ATGACGGGGAATTTAATTCAATACTACCGCTATCGTATTTTCGCCTTAGTATTATTTTTAAGTATGCTCTCTGTTTTTCAATTAGGCGAGTTATTGTTAGGTGAAGAATCTTTTTTGCAGGTTCCGGAATCCATTCAGATTACTGTCCAATGGCCCGGTAAAACTGCATTACAAGTGGAAGAAAAAATCACAAAACCTTGGGAACAGATTTTAAAAGGGATCTCTGGCTACAAAGAAATTGAATCAATCTCAGAACGAGGAAGTTCTCAGATCCATTTGGAATTAGAAGAAGATATAAAAAAAGAAGATATTGTAGCTACGATTCGAAATGAATATCTTTTGCAAAGACAAAGATTTCCGACAGATTCGCTTTCGCCGAAGATCCAAATAAAAAAATTAGAAGATCAGTTTATTGTTATTTTGCAAAAGATATCAAAAAACTCTGATCGCAGTCGCCGTCGTTTGGAAAATCAAATTCGAAACATCGCTGGTGTTTCATCATTTGTCCATCATCCAGGTTCTGAAAAAGAAGTGGTTTTGGAGATACAAGGGAACAGGATACAAAGTTTTGAGTTTCCCTCGGTGTCGGTTCTGTTTGACTCCATTCGAAATTACAACTTTGGATTTCATTATGATTTAGAACAGGGTTTGTGGTTCCAAAAGGATTTCCCTCTCAACCCAAAAGATTGGTCAAACTTTGGGATTCCTTCTCGGTTTGGAGAAGGTCTTTTGGTTTCTTCTTTCGGCACTGTATCAATGAGAGAAAAAAAATCACATCATGGAACAAGAATCAATGGATTACAATCAGAAACGATATTGATTAACGCAAAGAGTGGAACTTCTTTGTATCATATAACAGGAGAGTTAACCTCTTTATTATCGAATGATAAAGATTGGATTTTGTTATATACAAGTTACCAAGATTTTTTTAATGATTTGTCACGATTCTTCGTTTTATTTTTTTTATTGGATTTGGTTTTACTTATATCTCCTATTTTTTTCCGGATTGAAATCAAAACAGTTTTATATCGTTTATTGTCTTTTTATATTGCCTCTCTTCTTTTTCTAGGGTTATCTTCTGTTTTTTCTTTTTCAATTGGGCGGTCCACATTATTCCAATTGTTAGTTTGGAAATACTTTTTGGTTATATTTCCAGTAAGAAGGTTAGGAAAATGGAATCTCCCTAATTTTGTATCCGTTTTGATTCTTTGGATTTTTGTTCTTTTGCATTGGATTCCAAAAATCTTAGGAATCATTTCTTTGGTTCATCTTTATTTTTTATTATTGGTTCCTTTTTTGAAAAATCTCTTTCTGTCCTTTTCAAAAAAATCATTTTCATGTTTTCCTTTGCTCACGAAGAACAAATATTTCCCATACAAACAATGGAATTTCGGGGAGAATCAAGATTCACAAAAAAAGACCAGAGTGTTTTTCGTTGGTCTATGCCTTATCATTGGGATATTGGTTTCTTTTGGTTCGAGTTTGGGATTTGTGCCGGTTACATCTTCTTATGGGACCGTCCAAATTGCAAGATTAGAATTCCCCACATCTTTGCCAGAACCTGAATCCATTCGGATCACCAAACAAGTAGAAAATGAGATACTATCAAGAAAAATTACTGATCTTTTGATTCTTAAACAAAATCCTTCAAGCGCCGTATTTTATTTTCGTTTAAATGAGTTAGGTGAGAAAAATGGTTTTAAGAATCTTCCAACAGAATCGGGCTACTTCCATTTGTTAGGTGAGTCAGAATCAAATTCAGATCGTAAAATTCGTTTTTCTAACGCCAATACAGAAATTTTAGAGAAAAAGATATTTTCGATCATCCCTTGGTTGCAAACCAAAAAAGAAGTTGAAGAAGTTGTTTTGTGTTTTCAGCCTTCAACAGACGGTTGGAATTTCCAATCTCCCGCAAAGTATAGAAACTTGTTAGGTTTTGATTTGAATGATTCAATTAGAGAAAGGTCATTGGAATTACAATCATCCATTGTTGGGAAAATGATTTTTGAAAAAAAGATTATGGATATTCGATTTTTCGTAAAGCCTGATAATCAATTAGATCGTTATCCGCAAAAGCCAATCAAAATGTCATCGGGAAATCCTGTCTTTACGGAAACGTTTACAAATTACAAAACAGTAAAAACGCAAGGTCGAATCTATCGTAAAAATGGCGAAACAAGTTTAGAAATATTGGTAAAAGGAAAATCCATTCATTGGGAAGAGTTAGAATCTAAAATTCGGAAACTTTTGGGAAATGATATCGTTAGGTTGTCAGAAACTATACCCACAAAAGAATCATTACCAAAATATAGACCTGTTTTTGTTCTTATGCTTTCAGTTTTGTTTTTATATCGAAAAAAACACAAAACATTTTGGCTGATCCCCTGTATTTGTTTTTTGTTTCTTTGGCGAATCAATACATCAGTATTAGGTGGTGATTATTTTCTATATGGAACTGTTCTTTCATTTTTGTTCATTTTGCTTTTGTGGATCCCTCGCTCCACCTTACATGCGAGTCTTTTGATTCCATTTTCCCTTTTGTTTGGTTTTTCGTATTTACTACCGGGGTTAGGTGGAAAGTTTTTTATGGGGGGATTTCTTCTTATCTCAATCTTTTTTCTTCTCTATCTTAAAATGTTGCAAAAATGGAAAATAATGAAAACCAAACTCATCATTTGA
- a CDS encoding efflux RND transporter permease subunit, whose protein sequence is MKIESYVLSFFKHKRLYFVFCLSIVIVAFFRIPELEIWLLPNLTPSRYFIVTEYPNHSAEDTDMMVSLPISELVSSVKSVDRIRTISEHSKSIVQIDLQFGASVRDFKEELYQRILEMKDKLPFGVEASRLVQGEIKDSPFLEVVISKDGNDNLVNFQFHLQQLVFQLERIPGVTEVRITGNRKKTSIISINPETLDLFPINIRDLESQLQTGIRGGSLGVVEEYTKETELKFSPEVLSHQNLSEFPIHLGNGNSVGLGQLATIYEADSPGEKLTRMNGKNSIYLAIFTDPSSNPLSLSSEITTKLRSFDSLIASEIFYDGSNELKDQIKQTGFNMIWGLGFAFLFSFLLYRSWTPTLILLISVLFSLVFFFHLILFFSISINLLSLGGISVGIGMLFDASNLTVFSIKRHLNMGLSIFEAVTMGIRSVLVSLVSSSLTTIVVFIPLLLFPMQWKEFFFDSGVCIALLVFCSLVSSVLIVPLLSIFLSESLKMDSISFKREDSLFQIDNKTYVLFSKMNIRMVSIILVMISFSYLFRFGPSWKIFPEQVSVGNRLQMIPWNHLSLDEELRFVEALEKKIKIFDPTLSVFLSPLNGYDAKSQNPKKAIPIEWKFYGVQKENELERLVSDELLRSRWDWKWELINSQLKTALPFIPVDSIVFLHDQWEELSKIVMNFQIQSKSKGFVGKFDFLPKEIRLEEWTRNQIPIPDWNPNEEDLKQKFLYEQRPKYLGSIGETIKTDLYLGFDSFLSNHTNTNDFSRISFKTKTNETTYLSSLFRSKQRGSLNQFRRESGLFSAEWIGQVMDFELKDLDPSGHLTLLKVSASEEIKKFYLVLVILLIISFVFIYLALVGIYESFWIPFFYLSISCFYLLVTMIFVFGLFSEFHLGHYIGLIVLLGLSIDSISLFGERWIEIPENVAGLEKREYVLRWLLWPILLNSGTTMMGLFPVFVFGCPGSEFSESIASTMFVGILISLFFVFYVYPNLFEKFWIKKT, encoded by the coding sequence ATGAAGATCGAAAGTTATGTTCTTTCTTTTTTCAAACACAAACGTTTGTATTTTGTTTTTTGTTTATCGATTGTTATCGTTGCTTTTTTTAGAATTCCTGAATTAGAAATTTGGTTATTACCGAATTTAACACCCTCTCGGTATTTTATTGTCACTGAGTACCCGAATCATTCAGCAGAAGATACTGACATGATGGTGAGTTTGCCAATTTCCGAATTGGTTTCTTCAGTAAAGTCTGTCGATCGGATACGCACAATTTCTGAACATAGTAAGTCAATTGTACAAATTGATCTACAATTTGGTGCATCGGTTCGTGACTTTAAAGAAGAATTATACCAAAGAATTTTGGAAATGAAAGATAAACTTCCGTTTGGTGTTGAGGCTTCGCGATTAGTGCAAGGAGAAATTAAGGATTCTCCATTTTTAGAAGTGGTTATCTCCAAGGACGGAAACGATAATCTTGTAAACTTTCAGTTCCATTTACAACAATTGGTATTTCAATTGGAACGGATTCCTGGTGTAACAGAAGTTCGTATCACAGGAAACAGAAAAAAAACTTCTATTATTTCCATAAATCCAGAGACTTTGGACTTATTTCCAATAAACATCCGTGATTTGGAATCACAACTCCAAACAGGAATCCGTGGTGGATCGCTAGGGGTAGTCGAAGAATATACAAAAGAAACTGAATTAAAATTCTCGCCTGAAGTTCTTTCTCATCAAAATCTTTCTGAATTTCCCATTCATTTAGGAAATGGAAATTCAGTCGGACTTGGTCAACTCGCAACAATCTACGAAGCAGACTCACCCGGTGAAAAACTCACACGAATGAATGGAAAAAATTCAATTTATCTTGCCATCTTTACGGATCCTTCTTCGAATCCATTGTCGTTATCTTCGGAAATAACAACAAAACTAAGAAGTTTCGATTCTTTAATTGCATCTGAAATTTTTTATGATGGATCGAATGAATTAAAAGATCAAATCAAACAAACTGGTTTTAATATGATCTGGGGATTGGGATTCGCTTTTCTATTTTCTTTCCTATTGTATCGTAGTTGGACTCCGACTTTGATTTTACTTATATCAGTTTTATTTTCTTTGGTCTTCTTTTTTCATTTGATTTTGTTTTTTTCGATTTCGATCAACTTGCTGAGTTTAGGTGGGATTTCAGTTGGGATCGGAATGTTATTTGATGCCAGCAACCTGACAGTATTTTCCATAAAAAGACATTTAAACATGGGGTTATCAATTTTTGAGGCTGTCACAATGGGAATTCGTTCTGTTTTGGTTTCACTTGTTTCCTCCTCTCTCACGACCATTGTAGTTTTCATTCCTCTTCTATTGTTCCCTATGCAATGGAAAGAATTCTTTTTCGATTCCGGAGTCTGCATAGCTCTTTTGGTTTTTTGTTCTCTCGTCTCCTCTGTTTTGATTGTTCCATTACTTTCCATTTTTTTATCAGAGTCATTAAAAATGGATTCTATCAGTTTTAAAAGAGAGGATTCTTTATTCCAAATTGATAATAAAACCTATGTTTTGTTTTCCAAAATGAATATTCGAATGGTTTCGATCATATTGGTAATGATTTCATTTTCCTATTTGTTTAGGTTTGGTCCTAGTTGGAAAATTTTTCCAGAACAAGTTTCTGTAGGCAATCGTTTGCAAATGATTCCTTGGAACCATTTGAGTTTAGATGAAGAACTTCGGTTTGTTGAAGCTTTAGAAAAGAAGATCAAAATTTTTGACCCGACTCTTTCTGTTTTTCTATCTCCATTAAATGGTTATGATGCAAAGTCCCAAAATCCTAAAAAAGCAATTCCGATCGAATGGAAATTTTATGGAGTTCAAAAAGAAAATGAATTAGAACGATTGGTTTCGGATGAACTTTTGAGGTCAAGATGGGATTGGAAATGGGAGCTTATCAACTCCCAACTCAAAACGGCTTTACCCTTCATTCCTGTTGACTCAATTGTTTTCCTACATGATCAGTGGGAGGAGTTAAGCAAAATTGTTATGAACTTCCAAATCCAGTCAAAATCCAAGGGGTTTGTTGGTAAGTTTGATTTTTTACCAAAAGAAATTCGATTAGAAGAATGGACTAGAAATCAAATTCCAATTCCAGACTGGAATCCAAATGAAGAAGATTTAAAACAGAAATTTTTATACGAACAAAGACCCAAATATTTAGGCTCTATTGGTGAGACGATCAAAACGGATTTGTATCTTGGTTTCGATTCCTTTCTTTCCAATCATACTAATACAAATGATTTCTCTAGGATCAGTTTCAAAACAAAAACCAATGAAACAACATACCTTAGTTCTCTTTTTCGATCAAAACAAAGGGGAAGTTTGAATCAGTTTCGCCGTGAATCTGGATTGTTTTCTGCTGAATGGATAGGCCAAGTGATGGACTTTGAATTGAAAGATTTGGATCCATCTGGGCATTTAACTTTACTAAAAGTTTCGGCAAGTGAGGAAATCAAAAAATTTTATTTGGTTCTTGTGATCCTCTTAATTATTTCCTTTGTTTTTATTTATTTAGCTCTTGTGGGAATTTATGAATCATTTTGGATTCCTTTTTTTTACCTTTCGATATCTTGTTTCTACCTTTTGGTCACTATGATTTTTGTTTTTGGTTTATTTTCGGAATTTCATTTAGGGCATTATATCGGTCTAATTGTTCTGCTTGGATTGTCTATTGATAGTATTTCTTTATTTGGTGAAAGATGGATCGAAATACCTGAAAATGTAGCTGGTTTAGAAAAACGAGAATATGTTCTTCGTTGGTTACTGTGGCCCATTTTATTAAACTCAGGAACGACGATGATGGGTCTTTTTCCTGTTTTTGTTTTTGGATGCCCAGGTTCCGAATTTTCTGAATCTATCGCAAGCACGATGTTTGTTGGCATTCTAATTTCCTTATTCTTTGTTTTTTATGTTTATCCGAACTTGTTTGAAAAATTTTGGATTAAAAAAACATGA